TCCAGTTAAACACCAGCGGACGACCGGCATTTATTAATACAACAACAGGTTTACCGGTTGCCTGCAGAGCTTGTAACAGTTCCTCCTGCACACCGGGCAAATGAATATTGGCCCGGCTTTTTGCTTCGCCGCTCATCTCACGGCGTTCGCCCACACTAACGATCACCACATCGGCGTTTTGTGCCGCAGCAATTGCTTCTGCAAAGCCGGCGCGACTGGTATCACTTACATCGCAGCCTTTTGCATACAGCAGCTTGGCGTTATTGCCTACTTTGTTCTGAATACCTTCCCATTGCGATACCACATCGCTGTTATCGGGCCAGCCCACACTCCAGAAACCAAGCATATCGTCTTCCGATTTGGCCAGGGGGCCAATTATAGCAATAGTTTTTGTAGTTTTTGAAAGCGGCAATAACCCTTTCTCATTTTTCATCAATACAATACTTTTGCGCGCCATGTCTTTGGCAACTTCGCGGTGCTGCGGAATACCTACGGTAGCGGTTTCGCGTTGCACATTGCTGAAACGGTAAGGGTCATCGAACAATCCCAGTTCAAATTTCTTGCGCAGAATCCTTTTTACGGCATCATCAACCAGCGCCACGGGTACTTTTCCATCTTTAACCAGTTGCGCCAGGTGAGCCGTGTAGCTGCGGCTTTCCATATCCATATCACTGCCGGCTTTGATGGCGCTTTCGGCAGCCTCTTTTTTATCTTTTACAAAACCATGCGGTACCATTTCGCCAATAGAACCCCAGTCGCTTACAACAAAACCGGGGAATTTCCATCTACCTTTTAAAATGTCGCGTTGCAGGTAAGCATTGCCGGTTGCTGGTATGCCGTTCAGGTCGTTGAACGAATTCATGAAGGTGGCGGCGCCGGCTTCAGCGGCTGCTTTAAAGGGCGGCAGGTATACTTCCCACAGGGTGCGTTCACTCATATCAACCGAGTTATAATCGCGACCGCCGATGGCGGCGCCATACGCGGCAAAATGTTTGGCACAGGCCATGATCGCATCCAGGTTGCCCAAACCTTTTCCCTGGAACCCTTTTACCCGGGCTTTGGCCACCAGGCTACCGAGGTATGGATCCTCCCCGGCGCCTTCCATTACGCGGCCCCAGCGTGGGTCGCGGGCAATATCCACCATGGGCGCAAAGGTCCAGTGTACCCCCGAGGCGGCGGTTTCAATGGCGGCAATACGCGAGCCCTGTTCAATGGCGGTCAGGTCCCAACTGGCCACTTCGGCCAGGGGAATGGGAAAAGTAATTTTATAACCATGGATCACATCCTGGCCAAAGAGCAGCGGAATTTTCATCCGCGCCTGCATGGCCAGTTCCTGCATGCGGCGGGTACGGTCGGCCCCGCGTACATTTAGCATGGAGCCCACTTTACCGGCTTTTATTTCCTGGGCAATATTGCTGTTCTCCCCGGCCGGGCCGGTCAGTTCTTCTTTACTGGAATACTGGTTCAGTTGCCCTATTTTTTCATCGAGCGTCATCAGCTTTAAAACCGAATCAACACGCTGATCGATCGTTTTTTTCTGGGCGGTTGCTTTTAGATGAATAACAGAAAGGCCAATGGCAAAACAAAAAGTCAAATAGATCCTGTTCATTGTAATATGCATTATTCGATTGAAGTTTACTGGTAAGGCTTCGGGCAAATTACGGAGAACGAAGCCTTTAACATTTCATACACCTACGTCAAATATACTTCAGGGCTATGAGCGGGCCCCTACAATTACCCTATTCAACCCAAAAGATTGCTTTTAATCAAATATTAGGTACTATCAGCGATTTCGATCTGCCCTTCATCACTAACAACAGCGAAAAAATGCAGCTGACTACGGGCGGTTACCTGGGATTGAACACCACCAGCCCGGCCGGGCGTTTACACTTTGTAAATGAAAGCCTGGAAGCCGGTAACGATTACATTTTGGCAAGACAGTACCCGGCAATAACGCCGGCACGCATACCTATGAATTTTACGACCGGCAGAGCGATCATTAAATAATAACAGAGGCCACTTCATTATGAGTGGCCTCTGTTTATTTATGGATATTTTTTGTGAGTAGTCAGTAGTGAGTTGTGAGTGGGTTCCCGACATTCGGGAAATCCGAAAAATCGCGCGTTAACTCACGACTCACTACTCACCACTCACTATTCTATTGTATCATCAACTTCCCACTCTGCTCAAATCCATCTCCGGTTACTTTAAACATATACAATCCTGGTTTCAATGTTCTGCCTGGCGTAACCTTAATAATGTTATTGGCAGGTATGCCCGTGGTAGAATATACTACCTGACCAGCCAGATCAGTAACCGCTACTTTATAAAGTTTATTGGTGTTATTACCGCTTATGCGAACATAAAAATGATCGTGGGCCGGGTTGGGATATGCCATTGCCACCTGCGTTGCATTGCTGGCACTTACACTCACTATTGAGGAGTAAGTGGTTTTAGCTGTCTGATCGCCCGTCATTATCAGGCGGTAATATACCGTGCCATTGATGGGGTTTGCATCTGTATACGTATAATTAGACTGACCGGTACCAACCACTCTGCCAATAGCAGTGAAATTGCTGCCGTCGGTAGAACGTTCAACAGTGTATGTTACGTTCTGTTCGTCGGCGCTGCTCCAGGTTAATACGGCTTTGTCGTTTTTATTTTCAGCACCAAAATAAGTTAACCTAACAGGTAATACAATGCCAATTCCGCCAACCACTCCGGATACATTGGTCCCACTTGCGTTTGCGGCATTGCCACTAAAAAAATTACTGATGGCGCCACCAGCTCCGGGTACGGTAATAGTAGTGATATTACTCATAGCAGGACTGCCACTAATCATTACAGCGCCCTGACCACCACCACCGCCGGCCCCATAGGGGAAAAAGCTATTAACATCGCCGCCATCGCCGCCATTTGCCTGTATTGTAAGCGGGCAGGCACCAGGAACGGTATAAGATCCAACCTGTAAAACAATAGTACCGGCTGCACCACCGCCGCCGGCGCCATCGGAACCCGAAGTAGCCGGTTTAGCCCCGTTCGCAGTAATCTTTGGCGTGCCGCTGCCGCAATTGGTATTGATGGAGCCAGCCCTGATAAATATGATGCCCCCACCATTGCCACCAGCTGTTTGTGTCCCGTTATTACCCTGGGCACCGCCACCGCCACCGCCTAAAAATGCGCGGGTTCCGGTGGCCATGCTCAGGTTTAGCGCAACGCCGCCTAAGCCACCGCCATCACTACATGTCCAGTAGTAGGAACCATCGCCACCGGCAGAATAATTACTGCCGCCACCGCCGCCGGCCCCACCGGAATTACCACCGCCACCGCCTGTTAAAATTCTGGCGCGGCCGCGAACAAAAGTAGGATCGGTAACTGTGTTCACTAAATAAATGCCTTCCCCTTTTGCCCCATAAATGGTAGAATTAGAGGTATAGTTTCCTGTTGATCCACAGGTTGGTGTAGAAGAATTACTGGAAGCAGCGCCACCGGCAAAACCCTGTCCGTCAACAGTAATAGTATGTTTAATGGTCAACGTACCAGGTACCGTAATAGCCACTACGCCGCCCCGGCCCTTGGTCCCATCCCAGGGAAGGGCCGTGATGTTGGCCGTAGTAGTAAAATTACCTGCACTTAACGAGGTAAAACTTACCACCTGCACACTCGCATTGCTGCCGGTATTAAAAGGTTTGGTCAATACTTTGTTGAGCGTAATGGTACCAGCGCCTAATCCGGAAATAACAGCAATTTCATACGCACCGGCATTGGAAATGCCCGACAATAAACCAAAACTGCTATTATTAGTAGTGCCACTGATCACATTGTCCTGCGTTTGCAAAACAATCACTTCATCATTCACGCCCCAGGTATGGCCAGCCGTACTGGCATTGGTAATGGTCAGTTGCGACTTACCACTTACGGTGGCTATGCCCGTAACTTTTGCATAGGCATTATAGGTAACCTGTGCCTGGCCAGCGATGGTAAACAGTAAGAAAAATAATAGTGAAAGAGTAAACGGTACAGGGGTGCCAAATAAGCACGATGAATTACCGATTGAGCGGTAAAGTTTTTCCATGGTACGGATTTTAGGGGGGGGTATCCCTCGGGTTTATGAACAATTACGGCGACAAAATAATACAAATAAACCCGTATATCATAGTAATATTTTTTAGCTATGATAAATTAATTTCCATTTAATGGAGGCTACAGAGATTATTACAATTACTTACATACAAACCCTATTGATATTCAAACATTAATATAAAAAAATAAAGCCACCCGGGTATGGCTTTATTTTTTTATAACATGCAGAATTACTTGGTTATATATCCGAACAGCCCATCCTTTTCATCATCAGGACCGGCCGTAAAATACAAGCGGTTAGGATCAACGGTTGTTGCGGTAGCTGGTGGGAACATAAGCGCCCACAAACCATCAATTTGTAAAGGCTTCCCATGAAGGCCACGGAGTTGTCCGATAAATTTGCCACTCGTATTAAAAACATTGATATACCCATCGCCGAAATTACCAACCAGTACAGCGGAAGTGGGTTTACCATCATCATCAGTAAAGAAAGTGTCCGGCGCCCAGGCAACACCCCAGGGTGCATTCAACTTATCCTTTGTTGCAAACCGTTTGTCCAATACCCCGTTCGTATTGTACACGTCAACAATACCCAGCCCCACTCCATGTTCTTCATCTCCATTGGGACCAACCTTGGCATACATCACATACAAACTGCCATTGACCAACTGGATATTAAAAGGCGCGTAGCCCGAAGGCAGGTCCGGATCTTTAAAAGGTAAATTAACAGCGTGCCAATTCTTGTCCCATACTTCAATTTTACCCGACTTAAAATTGGCTGCATATAAATGATATTCACCGCCGCTGTTTTTAGCCATGGTAAGCCCTGTATAAACTGCGCCCATGTTGGCGGCTATTCTTAAGGCAAAATTGCCGGCAGCCGGGTTCCAACCTGAGACCACCCCATCGGTGCCTACAAAAAAGAAACGCCCGGGTGTGCCATTCGACAATAAAAACTCCTTGCTGCTGGTATCACTGTTCACCACGGTACCTGTTGGCATGCCGCCCGTTGTTGCAGTGGGCGAAGGAATGGCTACTTCGGGTCTTGCGGCAAGCATATTTCCATCTTTGTCATACACATTGGAAACATGTCCCGCGTTGCTGCCTATCCATGCAATGCCCGAGGCGCTGAATGTCAATCCCCAGGAATTGAGCAAATGGGCGTCCACATGCATAGCGCCATATTCATCGTTGTTACTCACCAGGTTTACCTGGTTGTAGTCTTTCAACGAGGGATCCTTGTTCTCTTTGTGATGGATAAGATCCTCCAGTTTAGAACAACTTTGGGTTAAAAAAACAAAGGAAAGCATGGCAGTTGCTGCCAGGTAACACCGCCAGGTGTTGTGGAATGTTAGCTTCATAACAATTTTTGTTTTAGCTGTGAAGAAATTCAAAGCCGGTTCACTTCAGGTGGTTATGAGCCAGGGGATGATGCAGGGAGATCTTTTAAGACAGAGTTTGGGTTGTTATTATTATTACGCAGGTTAACTATAAAAGTTGCCGACAATTATAAGTTTTGTCTGATGTTTATTTCCTACGATGCCAATACGTTTTGCTAAATCGAGCTAATAAGCCGGGCATTAAAATTGTTTAACATAGAACATGGGGTATCAACCAATCGAAAACTACGGCATTATTGGCGACCTGAATACAGTGGCCCTGGTTAGTCTCAATGGCTCAATCGACTTTCTATGTCTTCCCCACTTCGACTCACCTACCCTGTTCGCAGCCTTGCTCGATGACAAAAAAGGCGGCTCTTTCAGCATCCGGCCCCTGTTTAAGGAAATGAGCACCAAACAGCTCTATTTACCCGACACCAATGTGCTGTTAACAAGATTCCTGTCGGAAGAAGGCGTGGGCGAAATAACCGACTTTATGCCGGTGGAGGAACGAAACAACGTAACGGAGGTGATAAGAAGAATAACAACCATCCGGGGTAAAGTAAAATATAAAATGTGTTGCCGGCCCGCTTTTAATTATGGACAAAGCGGGTACGACATAAAAAAAGTATCGGACCAGGAATTCATTTTATCAAGCAAGGGTGACGACAAAACCCGGCTTCGGTTACAAAGCTCCGTTGCATTGAAGGCGGAAGATGGAACTGTTAGCGCCGATTTTACGCTGGCGCCCAATGAAACGGCCGATTTCGTCCTGGCTTATATCGATGGGCACGACCGTTGCGATGAACGGGAATTGAAAGAACAGGTGACCAAATGTCTTTTTGCAACCGTTAATTACTGGAAAGACTGGATCGCCCAATCTACTTACCAGGGACGTTGGATGGAAATGGTGAACCGCTCGGCGTTGGTGCTGAAATTATTGTCGTCGCACCAATATGGTTCCATCATTGCAGCCCCTACGTTCAGTTTACCCGAAACCATCGGCGCCAAAAGAAACTGGGACTACCGCTACACCTGGATCCGCGATGCCTCTTTCACGGTGTATACCTTATTAAGACTGGGCTATGGCAAAGAGGCAGGTAATTTCATAAACTGGGTGGAGAAGCGTTGCCAGGATATAAAAGACAATACCCCGCTGGGTATTATGTATTCAATAAACGGTGAGCGGCAGATCACAGAAAGTATCCTCGGTAATTTTGAAGGCTACAAACAATCGGCGCCCGTACGCATTGGCAACGATGCTTACCGGCAATTGCAGCTTGATATTTATGGCGAGCTGATGGATGCCGTATACCTGTATAATAAATATGAAGAACGCATTTCGCACGACTTCTGGAAAGACCTGACGAAACAGATTGACTGGCTGAATGATCACTGGCGCGATGCCGATGAAGGCATTTGGGAAGTGAGAGGCGGCAAGCAACATTTTCTATATTCCCGGCTACAATGCTGGGTGGCATTTGACCGGGCCATAAAACTGGCTACCCACCGGTCGTTCCCGTTTAACCCCGCCTGGCGCGAACAACGCGATATTATTTTCAATAGCATTTACAACGATTACTGGGATGAGAACAAAAAAGCTTTTATGCAATATCCCGGCTCTGCTACGGTTGATGCCTCGGCCCTGCTGATGCCGCTGATCCGTTTCATCAGTCCGAAAGATCCTAAGTGGATGTCTACTTTACAGTGTATTGAAAAAGAACTGGTATCGGATTCACTGGTATACCGGTACCGGCCCGGGGTGGCAGCACCCGATGGGTTTGTAAGCCATGAAGGCACCTTCACCATGTGCACGTTCTGGTATGTGGAATGTTTGTCGCGTTCGGGCCAACTGGAAAAGGCACGGCTGTACTTTGAAAAAATGTTAGGGTATGCCAACCATTTAGGGTTGTTTTCAGAACAGTTGGGTTTCCGGGGCGAACACCTGGGCAATTTTCCGCAGGCATTCTCGCACCTGGGTTTGATCAGTGCCGCCTACAACCTCGACAAACAACTAAACAACAGCCGGAATAAAAATGTAAACCATTCTATTTAATGGCACAGCCAACCAAAGATATAACCTTATATGAGCAACAGATAAAAAGCGGTACGGTAGACCCCTTCCCATACGACCGGCTGATGATCTATTACCGCAAACAAAAAGACCTGAAAAAAGAATTACAGGTAATTAACCAGGCGCTGAAGACATTTACCAATCATTTAAAGGAGCAGACAGGTAAATTACTGAAGAGCGGCAAATCGCAGGCAACTATAAAAAAGCTCAGTGCAAAATTCAACCTGTCGTCCGGACTGGTTGATAAAAAAGGCAATCCCAAATACCTGCCCGAACCACTCCCCCGCTGGACAAAAAGAAAACAAGCCGTGCAGGACAAGTTGAAAAATTTTAAAGATTAAGTGAAGTATTGTCGCATTCGTTACTATATTTTATACCAGTCTCCCTTTTTTCTTTTTGGCTAATAAATAAAACACCAAGGTTAGTTTTACAGGCGCATTAATTTAAAGAAAAGACCATCTGCCGGTTGGCGGATGGTCTTTTCTTTATAATGCAAATAACCCTGACAGAAGAAGCCAGGGTTACACACAACAACTAATACCCCATTCCATTCATGCCAGGGGAAGGAGCGGCAACTGTTTCCTGTTTAGGTTTGTCAGCGATCACGCATTCGGTAGTCAGTAACATCCCAGCAACGGACGCTGCATGTTCAAGCGCCACGCGAGCTACCTTGGTGGGATCTATTACGCCGGCTGCCAGCAGGTTTTCATATTGTTCGGTACGGGCGTTGAAGCCATAATCGCCGGTACCCTGTTTAATATTCTGTACTACAATGCTTCCTTCCAAACCACTGTTGTGCACGATCTGGCGCAGCGGTTCTTCGATAGCACGTTTCACAATCGCAATCCCGGTTGTTTCATCTTCGTTTTTACCTTCCAGGTTCTCCAACTTTTGAGCAGCCCTGATATACGCCACGCCACCGCCGGGCACAATGCCTTCTTCCACAGCAGCCCGGGTTGCATGCAGGGCATCGTCAACACGGTCTTTCTTTTCTTTCATTTCCACTTCGGTAGCAGCGCCCACATACAGCACGGCCACCCCGCCCGACAATTTGGCCAACCGCTCCTGCAATTTTTCTTTATCATAGTCTGAAGTGGTTGCGGCCATTTG
The Niastella koreensis GR20-10 genome window above contains:
- a CDS encoding TIGR03118 family protein; its protein translation is MKLTFHNTWRCYLAATAMLSFVFLTQSCSKLEDLIHHKENKDPSLKDYNQVNLVSNNDEYGAMHVDAHLLNSWGLTFSASGIAWIGSNAGHVSNVYDKDGNMLAARPEVAIPSPTATTGGMPTGTVVNSDTSSKEFLLSNGTPGRFFFVGTDGVVSGWNPAAGNFALRIAANMGAVYTGLTMAKNSGGEYHLYAANFKSGKIEVWDKNWHAVNLPFKDPDLPSGYAPFNIQLVNGSLYVMYAKVGPNGDEEHGVGLGIVDVYNTNGVLDKRFATKDKLNAPWGVAWAPDTFFTDDDGKPTSAVLVGNFGDGYINVFNTSGKFIGQLRGLHGKPLQIDGLWALMFPPATATTVDPNRLYFTAGPDDEKDGLFGYITK
- a CDS encoding T9SS type A sorting domain-containing protein produces the protein MEKLYRSIGNSSCLFGTPVPFTLSLLFFLLFTIAGQAQVTYNAYAKVTGIATVSGKSQLTITNASTAGHTWGVNDEVIVLQTQDNVISGTTNNSSFGLLSGISNAGAYEIAVISGLGAGTITLNKVLTKPFNTGSNASVQVVSFTSLSAGNFTTTANITALPWDGTKGRGGVVAITVPGTLTIKHTITVDGQGFAGGAASSNSSTPTCGSTGNYTSNSTIYGAKGEGIYLVNTVTDPTFVRGRARILTGGGGGNSGGAGGGGGSNYSAGGDGSYYWTCSDGGGLGGVALNLSMATGTRAFLGGGGGGAQGNNGTQTAGGNGGGIIFIRAGSINTNCGSGTPKITANGAKPATSGSDGAGGGGAAGTIVLQVGSYTVPGACPLTIQANGGDGGDVNSFFPYGAGGGGGQGAVMISGSPAMSNITTITVPGAGGAISNFFSGNAANASGTNVSGVVGGIGIVLPVRLTYFGAENKNDKAVLTWSSADEQNVTYTVERSTDGSNFTAIGRVVGTGQSNYTYTDANPINGTVYYRLIMTGDQTAKTTYSSIVSVSASNATQVAMAYPNPAHDHFYVRISGNNTNKLYKVAVTDLAGQVVYSTTGIPANNIIKVTPGRTLKPGLYMFKVTGDGFEQSGKLMIQ
- a CDS encoding glycoside hydrolase family 15 protein, which translates into the protein MGYQPIENYGIIGDLNTVALVSLNGSIDFLCLPHFDSPTLFAALLDDKKGGSFSIRPLFKEMSTKQLYLPDTNVLLTRFLSEEGVGEITDFMPVEERNNVTEVIRRITTIRGKVKYKMCCRPAFNYGQSGYDIKKVSDQEFILSSKGDDKTRLRLQSSVALKAEDGTVSADFTLAPNETADFVLAYIDGHDRCDERELKEQVTKCLFATVNYWKDWIAQSTYQGRWMEMVNRSALVLKLLSSHQYGSIIAAPTFSLPETIGAKRNWDYRYTWIRDASFTVYTLLRLGYGKEAGNFINWVEKRCQDIKDNTPLGIMYSINGERQITESILGNFEGYKQSAPVRIGNDAYRQLQLDIYGELMDAVYLYNKYEERISHDFWKDLTKQIDWLNDHWRDADEGIWEVRGGKQHFLYSRLQCWVAFDRAIKLATHRSFPFNPAWREQRDIIFNSIYNDYWDENKKAFMQYPGSATVDASALLMPLIRFISPKDPKWMSTLQCIEKELVSDSLVYRYRPGVAAPDGFVSHEGTFTMCTFWYVECLSRSGQLEKARLYFEKMLGYANHLGLFSEQLGFRGEHLGNFPQAFSHLGLISAAYNLDKQLNNSRNKNVNHSI
- a CDS encoding glycoside hydrolase family 3 N-terminal domain-containing protein; translated protein: MNRIYLTFCFAIGLSVIHLKATAQKKTIDQRVDSVLKLMTLDEKIGQLNQYSSKEELTGPAGENSNIAQEIKAGKVGSMLNVRGADRTRRMQELAMQARMKIPLLFGQDVIHGYKITFPIPLAEVASWDLTAIEQGSRIAAIETAASGVHWTFAPMVDIARDPRWGRVMEGAGEDPYLGSLVAKARVKGFQGKGLGNLDAIMACAKHFAAYGAAIGGRDYNSVDMSERTLWEVYLPPFKAAAEAGAATFMNSFNDLNGIPATGNAYLQRDILKGRWKFPGFVVSDWGSIGEMVPHGFVKDKKEAAESAIKAGSDMDMESRSYTAHLAQLVKDGKVPVALVDDAVKRILRKKFELGLFDDPYRFSNVQRETATVGIPQHREVAKDMARKSIVLMKNEKGLLPLSKTTKTIAIIGPLAKSEDDMLGFWSVGWPDNSDVVSQWEGIQNKVGNNAKLLYAKGCDVSDTSRAGFAEAIAAAQNADVVIVSVGERREMSGEAKSRANIHLPGVQEELLQALQATGKPVVVLINAGRPLVFNWTADNMPAILYTWWLGSEAGNAIADVLFGDYNPSGKLPMSFPRTEGQIPIYYNYFNTGRPAPDDDNPARYRSGYIDLQKSPRFAFGHGLSYTTFTYSDLQLSKPAMSAGDSIVVTFKLTNSGKVAGEEVAQLYLRDEIASLVRPVKELKDFKKLMLQPGETQTVRFVIKKDKLSFYNQQLQWVAEPGDFDLMIGGASNDIKLKGKFELK